From one Gossypium hirsutum isolate 1008001.06 chromosome D08, Gossypium_hirsutum_v2.1, whole genome shotgun sequence genomic stretch:
- the LOC107909109 gene encoding phospholipase A(1) LCAT3 isoform X1: MLRDRFCPCFGSQSSGDTGPDLDPVLLVSGIGGSILHSKKKLFGIEFETRVWVRILFSDMEFKKKLWSLYNPKTGYTESLDEDVEILVPDDDYGLYAIDVLDPSLVIKLLHFSEVYHFHDMIDMLVGCGYKKGTSLFYDFRQSNRIDKLMDGLKVKLETAYKASGGRKVTIISHSMGGLLVMCFMSLHNEVFSKYVNKWVTIACPFQGAPGCINDALLTGLQFIEGFEAYFFVSRWTMHQLLVECPSVYEMLPNPYFSWKMQPQINVWRGHTEDGETSVKLESYSPIESISLFKEALRHNELDYGGNTIALPFNFSILNWAAGTRKLIDNAKLPSGVRFYNIYGTSFDTPFDVCYGTETSPIADLSEICHTMPQYTYVDGDGTVPAESAMADGFEAVEKVGVAATHRGLLCDQTVFKLIQKWLGIEQKIKKQLKTSKVVQEVLFFLSKMKTLDGWECNKIKIAEKEKEGAWHWQIAKYINMKMKRGYISKKARVLLSFSFPPMHKSHCLFLPYYYYSLSPFL; this comes from the exons ATGCTGAGAGACCGTTTCTGCCCATGTTTCGGTTCCCAAAGCTCCGGCGATACCGGTCCGGACCTAGATCCGGTTCTGCTTGTATCCGGAATAGGAGGCTCCATTCTTCATTCTAAAAAGAAGTTGTTTGGAATTGAATTCGAGACTCGGGTTTGGGTTCGGATCCTGTTTTCTGATATGGAGTTCAAGAAGAAGCTTTGGTCTCTTTATAATCCTAAAACAG gttatACTGAATCATTGGATGAGGACGTCGAGATTTTGGTCCCTGATGATGATTATGGACTCTATGCAATCGATGTATTGGATCCTTCTTTG GTGATAAAACTTTTACATTTCAGTGAGGTCTATCATTTTCACGATATGATTGATATGCTAGTTGGATGTGGGTATAAGAAGGGAACCTCATTGTTTTATGATTTCCGGCAAAGCAATAG GATTGACAAGTTAATGGATGGTCTCAAAGTTAAGTTGGAAACTGCCTACAAGGCTTCTGGAGGAAGAAAAGTTACTATTATCTCACACTCAATGGGAGGACTGTTGGTGATGTGTTTCATGTCACTTCATAATGAA gtattttccaaatatgtaAATAAATGGGTTACTATCGCATGCCCTTTCCAAG GTGCCCCGGGGTGCATCAATGATGCTCTCTTAACTGGATTGCAGTTTATTGAAGGTTTCGAAGCCTACTTCTTTGTATCAAGATGGACGATGCATCAGCTG CTGGTTGAGTGCCCATCTGTGTATGAGATGTTGCCAAATCCATATTTTAGCTGGAAAATGCAACCTCAAATTAATGTTTGGCGAGGGCATACTGAAGATGGGGAAACTTCTGTGAAACTGGAGTCCTATAGCCCTATTGAAAGCATCAGTCTCTTCAAAGAAGCGTTAAGACATAATGAG TTAGATTATGGTGGGAATACAATAGCTCTACCGTTCAACTTTTCTATTCTCAATTGGGCTGCCGGGACACGCAAACTTATCGACAATGCTAAACTACCAAGTGGGGTTCGCTTCTATAACATTTATGGCACATCGTTTGACACACCTTTTGATGTTTG TTATGGTACAGAAACGTCACCAATTGCAGACCTGTCAGAAATATGTCATACAATG CCTCAATATACTTATGTGGACGGAGATGGAACTGTTCCTGCAGAATCCGCAATG GCAGATGGATTTGAAGCAGTTGAGAAAGTAGGAGTGGCTGCCACTCATCGTGGGCTTTTATGTGACCAAACGGTATTTAAACTTATCCAAAAATGGTTGGGAATCGAACAGAAGATCAAGAAGCAGTTGAAGACTTCGAAAGTG GTACAAGAGGTGTTGTTTTTCTTGTCAAAAATGAAAACACTGGATGGATGGGAGTGCAATAAAATAAAGATTgcagagaaagagaaagagggtGCATGGCATTGGCAAATAgccaaatatataaatatgaaaatgaagAGAGGATACATTTCCAAGAAGGCACGGGTGCttctctcattttcatttcctCCAATGCATAAATCCCACTGTCTTTTTCTTCCTTATTATTATTACTCACTCTCACCCTTTCTTTGA
- the LOC107909109 gene encoding phospholipase A(1) LCAT3 isoform X6, translating into MRTSRFWSLMMIMDSMQSMYWILLWIDKLMDGLKVKLETAYKASGGRKVTIISHSMGGLLVMCFMSLHNEVFSKYVNKWVTIACPFQGAPGCINDALLTGLQFIEGFEAYFFVSRWTMHQLLVECPSVYEMLPNPYFSWKMQPQINVWRGHTEDGETSVKLESYSPIESISLFKEALRHNELDYGGNTIALPFNFSILNWAAGTRKLIDNAKLPSGVRFYNIYGTSFDTPFDVCYGTETSPIADLSEICHTMPQYTYVDGDGTVPAESAMADGFEAVEKVGVAATHRGLLCDQTVFKLIQKWLGIEQKIKKQLKTSKVVQEVLFFLSKMKTLDGWECNKIKIAEKEKEGAWHWQIAKYINMKMKRGYISKKARVLLSFSFPPMHKSHCLFLPYYYYSLSPFL; encoded by the exons ATGAGGACGTCGAGATTTTGGTCCCTGATGATGATTATGGACTCTATGCAATCGATGTATTGGATCCTTCTTTG GATTGACAAGTTAATGGATGGTCTCAAAGTTAAGTTGGAAACTGCCTACAAGGCTTCTGGAGGAAGAAAAGTTACTATTATCTCACACTCAATGGGAGGACTGTTGGTGATGTGTTTCATGTCACTTCATAATGAA gtattttccaaatatgtaAATAAATGGGTTACTATCGCATGCCCTTTCCAAG GTGCCCCGGGGTGCATCAATGATGCTCTCTTAACTGGATTGCAGTTTATTGAAGGTTTCGAAGCCTACTTCTTTGTATCAAGATGGACGATGCATCAGCTG CTGGTTGAGTGCCCATCTGTGTATGAGATGTTGCCAAATCCATATTTTAGCTGGAAAATGCAACCTCAAATTAATGTTTGGCGAGGGCATACTGAAGATGGGGAAACTTCTGTGAAACTGGAGTCCTATAGCCCTATTGAAAGCATCAGTCTCTTCAAAGAAGCGTTAAGACATAATGAG TTAGATTATGGTGGGAATACAATAGCTCTACCGTTCAACTTTTCTATTCTCAATTGGGCTGCCGGGACACGCAAACTTATCGACAATGCTAAACTACCAAGTGGGGTTCGCTTCTATAACATTTATGGCACATCGTTTGACACACCTTTTGATGTTTG TTATGGTACAGAAACGTCACCAATTGCAGACCTGTCAGAAATATGTCATACAATG CCTCAATATACTTATGTGGACGGAGATGGAACTGTTCCTGCAGAATCCGCAATG GCAGATGGATTTGAAGCAGTTGAGAAAGTAGGAGTGGCTGCCACTCATCGTGGGCTTTTATGTGACCAAACGGTATTTAAACTTATCCAAAAATGGTTGGGAATCGAACAGAAGATCAAGAAGCAGTTGAAGACTTCGAAAGTG GTACAAGAGGTGTTGTTTTTCTTGTCAAAAATGAAAACACTGGATGGATGGGAGTGCAATAAAATAAAGATTgcagagaaagagaaagagggtGCATGGCATTGGCAAATAgccaaatatataaatatgaaaatgaagAGAGGATACATTTCCAAGAAGGCACGGGTGCttctctcattttcatttcctCCAATGCATAAATCCCACTGTCTTTTTCTTCCTTATTATTATTACTCACTCTCACCCTTTCTTTGA
- the LOC107909109 gene encoding phospholipase A(1) LCAT3 isoform X8, whose protein sequence is MDGLKVKLETAYKASGGRKVTIISHSMGGLLVMCFMSLHNEVFSKYVNKWVTIACPFQGAPGCINDALLTGLQFIEGFEAYFFVSRWTMHQLLVECPSVYEMLPNPYFSWKMQPQINVWRGHTEDGETSVKLESYSPIESISLFKEALRHNELDYGGNTIALPFNFSILNWAAGTRKLIDNAKLPSGVRFYNIYGTSFDTPFDVCYGTETSPIADLSEICHTMPQYTYVDGDGTVPAESAMADGFEAVEKVGVAATHRGLLCDQTVFKLIQKWLGIEQKIKKQLKTSKVVQEVLFFLSKMKTLDGWECNKIKIAEKEKEGAWHWQIAKYINMKMKRGYISKKARVLLSFSFPPMHKSHCLFLPYYYYSLSPFL, encoded by the exons ATGGATGGTCTCAAAGTTAAGTTGGAAACTGCCTACAAGGCTTCTGGAGGAAGAAAAGTTACTATTATCTCACACTCAATGGGAGGACTGTTGGTGATGTGTTTCATGTCACTTCATAATGAA gtattttccaaatatgtaAATAAATGGGTTACTATCGCATGCCCTTTCCAAG GTGCCCCGGGGTGCATCAATGATGCTCTCTTAACTGGATTGCAGTTTATTGAAGGTTTCGAAGCCTACTTCTTTGTATCAAGATGGACGATGCATCAGCTG CTGGTTGAGTGCCCATCTGTGTATGAGATGTTGCCAAATCCATATTTTAGCTGGAAAATGCAACCTCAAATTAATGTTTGGCGAGGGCATACTGAAGATGGGGAAACTTCTGTGAAACTGGAGTCCTATAGCCCTATTGAAAGCATCAGTCTCTTCAAAGAAGCGTTAAGACATAATGAG TTAGATTATGGTGGGAATACAATAGCTCTACCGTTCAACTTTTCTATTCTCAATTGGGCTGCCGGGACACGCAAACTTATCGACAATGCTAAACTACCAAGTGGGGTTCGCTTCTATAACATTTATGGCACATCGTTTGACACACCTTTTGATGTTTG TTATGGTACAGAAACGTCACCAATTGCAGACCTGTCAGAAATATGTCATACAATG CCTCAATATACTTATGTGGACGGAGATGGAACTGTTCCTGCAGAATCCGCAATG GCAGATGGATTTGAAGCAGTTGAGAAAGTAGGAGTGGCTGCCACTCATCGTGGGCTTTTATGTGACCAAACGGTATTTAAACTTATCCAAAAATGGTTGGGAATCGAACAGAAGATCAAGAAGCAGTTGAAGACTTCGAAAGTG GTACAAGAGGTGTTGTTTTTCTTGTCAAAAATGAAAACACTGGATGGATGGGAGTGCAATAAAATAAAGATTgcagagaaagagaaagagggtGCATGGCATTGGCAAATAgccaaatatataaatatgaaaatgaagAGAGGATACATTTCCAAGAAGGCACGGGTGCttctctcattttcatttcctCCAATGCATAAATCCCACTGTCTTTTTCTTCCTTATTATTATTACTCACTCTCACCCTTTCTTTGA
- the LOC107909109 gene encoding phospholipase A(1) LCAT3 isoform X2 produces the protein MLRDRFCPCFGSQSSGDTGPDLDPVLLVSGIGGSILHSKKKLFGIEFETRVWVRILFSDMEFKKKLWSLYNPKTGYTESLDEDVEILVPDDDYGLYAIDVIKLLHFSEVYHFHDMIDMLVGCGYKKGTSLFYDFRQSNRIDKLMDGLKVKLETAYKASGGRKVTIISHSMGGLLVMCFMSLHNEVFSKYVNKWVTIACPFQGAPGCINDALLTGLQFIEGFEAYFFVSRWTMHQLLVECPSVYEMLPNPYFSWKMQPQINVWRGHTEDGETSVKLESYSPIESISLFKEALRHNELDYGGNTIALPFNFSILNWAAGTRKLIDNAKLPSGVRFYNIYGTSFDTPFDVCYGTETSPIADLSEICHTMPQYTYVDGDGTVPAESAMADGFEAVEKVGVAATHRGLLCDQTVFKLIQKWLGIEQKIKKQLKTSKVVQEVLFFLSKMKTLDGWECNKIKIAEKEKEGAWHWQIAKYINMKMKRGYISKKARVLLSFSFPPMHKSHCLFLPYYYYSLSPFL, from the exons ATGCTGAGAGACCGTTTCTGCCCATGTTTCGGTTCCCAAAGCTCCGGCGATACCGGTCCGGACCTAGATCCGGTTCTGCTTGTATCCGGAATAGGAGGCTCCATTCTTCATTCTAAAAAGAAGTTGTTTGGAATTGAATTCGAGACTCGGGTTTGGGTTCGGATCCTGTTTTCTGATATGGAGTTCAAGAAGAAGCTTTGGTCTCTTTATAATCCTAAAACAG gttatACTGAATCATTGGATGAGGACGTCGAGATTTTGGTCCCTGATGATGATTATGGACTCTATGCAATCGAT GTGATAAAACTTTTACATTTCAGTGAGGTCTATCATTTTCACGATATGATTGATATGCTAGTTGGATGTGGGTATAAGAAGGGAACCTCATTGTTTTATGATTTCCGGCAAAGCAATAG GATTGACAAGTTAATGGATGGTCTCAAAGTTAAGTTGGAAACTGCCTACAAGGCTTCTGGAGGAAGAAAAGTTACTATTATCTCACACTCAATGGGAGGACTGTTGGTGATGTGTTTCATGTCACTTCATAATGAA gtattttccaaatatgtaAATAAATGGGTTACTATCGCATGCCCTTTCCAAG GTGCCCCGGGGTGCATCAATGATGCTCTCTTAACTGGATTGCAGTTTATTGAAGGTTTCGAAGCCTACTTCTTTGTATCAAGATGGACGATGCATCAGCTG CTGGTTGAGTGCCCATCTGTGTATGAGATGTTGCCAAATCCATATTTTAGCTGGAAAATGCAACCTCAAATTAATGTTTGGCGAGGGCATACTGAAGATGGGGAAACTTCTGTGAAACTGGAGTCCTATAGCCCTATTGAAAGCATCAGTCTCTTCAAAGAAGCGTTAAGACATAATGAG TTAGATTATGGTGGGAATACAATAGCTCTACCGTTCAACTTTTCTATTCTCAATTGGGCTGCCGGGACACGCAAACTTATCGACAATGCTAAACTACCAAGTGGGGTTCGCTTCTATAACATTTATGGCACATCGTTTGACACACCTTTTGATGTTTG TTATGGTACAGAAACGTCACCAATTGCAGACCTGTCAGAAATATGTCATACAATG CCTCAATATACTTATGTGGACGGAGATGGAACTGTTCCTGCAGAATCCGCAATG GCAGATGGATTTGAAGCAGTTGAGAAAGTAGGAGTGGCTGCCACTCATCGTGGGCTTTTATGTGACCAAACGGTATTTAAACTTATCCAAAAATGGTTGGGAATCGAACAGAAGATCAAGAAGCAGTTGAAGACTTCGAAAGTG GTACAAGAGGTGTTGTTTTTCTTGTCAAAAATGAAAACACTGGATGGATGGGAGTGCAATAAAATAAAGATTgcagagaaagagaaagagggtGCATGGCATTGGCAAATAgccaaatatataaatatgaaaatgaagAGAGGATACATTTCCAAGAAGGCACGGGTGCttctctcattttcatttcctCCAATGCATAAATCCCACTGTCTTTTTCTTCCTTATTATTATTACTCACTCTCACCCTTTCTTTGA
- the LOC107909109 gene encoding phospholipase A(1) LCAT3 isoform X5, protein MLRDRFCPCFGSQSSGDTGPDLDPVLLVSGIGGSILHSKKKLFGIEFETRVWVRILFSDMEFKKKLWSLYNPKTGYTESLDEDVEILVPDDDYGLYAIDVLDPSLVIKLLHFSEVYHFHDMIDMLVGCGYKKGTSLFYDFRQSNRIDKLMDGLKVKLETAYKASGGRKVTIISHSMGGLLVMCFMSLHNEVFSKYVNKWVTIACPFQGAPGCINDALLTGLQFIEGFEAYFFVSRWTMHQLLVECPSVYEMLPNPYFSWKMQPQINVWRGHTEDGETSVKLESYSPIESISLFKEALRHNELDYGGNTIALPFNFSILNWAAGTRKLIDNAKLPSGVRFYNIYGTSFDTPFDVCYGTETSPIADLSEICHTMPQYTYVDGDGTVPAESAMADGFEAVEKVGVAATHRGLLCDQTVFKLIQKWLGIEQKIKKQLKTSKVVM, encoded by the exons ATGCTGAGAGACCGTTTCTGCCCATGTTTCGGTTCCCAAAGCTCCGGCGATACCGGTCCGGACCTAGATCCGGTTCTGCTTGTATCCGGAATAGGAGGCTCCATTCTTCATTCTAAAAAGAAGTTGTTTGGAATTGAATTCGAGACTCGGGTTTGGGTTCGGATCCTGTTTTCTGATATGGAGTTCAAGAAGAAGCTTTGGTCTCTTTATAATCCTAAAACAG gttatACTGAATCATTGGATGAGGACGTCGAGATTTTGGTCCCTGATGATGATTATGGACTCTATGCAATCGATGTATTGGATCCTTCTTTG GTGATAAAACTTTTACATTTCAGTGAGGTCTATCATTTTCACGATATGATTGATATGCTAGTTGGATGTGGGTATAAGAAGGGAACCTCATTGTTTTATGATTTCCGGCAAAGCAATAG GATTGACAAGTTAATGGATGGTCTCAAAGTTAAGTTGGAAACTGCCTACAAGGCTTCTGGAGGAAGAAAAGTTACTATTATCTCACACTCAATGGGAGGACTGTTGGTGATGTGTTTCATGTCACTTCATAATGAA gtattttccaaatatgtaAATAAATGGGTTACTATCGCATGCCCTTTCCAAG GTGCCCCGGGGTGCATCAATGATGCTCTCTTAACTGGATTGCAGTTTATTGAAGGTTTCGAAGCCTACTTCTTTGTATCAAGATGGACGATGCATCAGCTG CTGGTTGAGTGCCCATCTGTGTATGAGATGTTGCCAAATCCATATTTTAGCTGGAAAATGCAACCTCAAATTAATGTTTGGCGAGGGCATACTGAAGATGGGGAAACTTCTGTGAAACTGGAGTCCTATAGCCCTATTGAAAGCATCAGTCTCTTCAAAGAAGCGTTAAGACATAATGAG TTAGATTATGGTGGGAATACAATAGCTCTACCGTTCAACTTTTCTATTCTCAATTGGGCTGCCGGGACACGCAAACTTATCGACAATGCTAAACTACCAAGTGGGGTTCGCTTCTATAACATTTATGGCACATCGTTTGACACACCTTTTGATGTTTG TTATGGTACAGAAACGTCACCAATTGCAGACCTGTCAGAAATATGTCATACAATG CCTCAATATACTTATGTGGACGGAGATGGAACTGTTCCTGCAGAATCCGCAATG GCAGATGGATTTGAAGCAGTTGAGAAAGTAGGAGTGGCTGCCACTCATCGTGGGCTTTTATGTGACCAAACGGTATTTAAACTTATCCAAAAATGGTTGGGAATCGAACAGAAGATCAAGAAGCAGTTGAAGACTTCGAAAGTG GTGATGTGA
- the LOC107909109 gene encoding phospholipase A(1) LCAT3 isoform X3, with translation MLRDRFCPCFGSQSSGDTGPDLDPVLLVSGIGGSILHSKKKLFGIEFETRVWVRILFSDMEFKKKLWSLYNPKTGYTESLDEDVEILVPDDDYGLYAIDVLDPSLVIKLLHFSEVYHFHDMIDMLVGCGYKKGTSLFYDFRQSNRIDKLMDGLKVKLETAYKASGGRKVTIISHSMGGLLVMCFMSLHNEVFSKYVNKWVTIACPFQGAPGCINDALLTGLQFIEGFEAYFFVSRWTMHQLLVECPSVYEMLPNPYFSWKMQPQINVWRGHTEDGETSVKLESYSPIESISLFKEALRHNELDYGGNTIALPFNFSILNWAAGTRKLIDNAKLPSGVRFYNIYGTSFDTPFDVCYGTETSPIADLSEICHTMPQYTYVDGDGTVPAESAMADGFEAVEKVGVAATHRGLLCDQTVFKLIQKWLGIEQKIKKQLKTSKVIRIQCLQVSTFM, from the exons ATGCTGAGAGACCGTTTCTGCCCATGTTTCGGTTCCCAAAGCTCCGGCGATACCGGTCCGGACCTAGATCCGGTTCTGCTTGTATCCGGAATAGGAGGCTCCATTCTTCATTCTAAAAAGAAGTTGTTTGGAATTGAATTCGAGACTCGGGTTTGGGTTCGGATCCTGTTTTCTGATATGGAGTTCAAGAAGAAGCTTTGGTCTCTTTATAATCCTAAAACAG gttatACTGAATCATTGGATGAGGACGTCGAGATTTTGGTCCCTGATGATGATTATGGACTCTATGCAATCGATGTATTGGATCCTTCTTTG GTGATAAAACTTTTACATTTCAGTGAGGTCTATCATTTTCACGATATGATTGATATGCTAGTTGGATGTGGGTATAAGAAGGGAACCTCATTGTTTTATGATTTCCGGCAAAGCAATAG GATTGACAAGTTAATGGATGGTCTCAAAGTTAAGTTGGAAACTGCCTACAAGGCTTCTGGAGGAAGAAAAGTTACTATTATCTCACACTCAATGGGAGGACTGTTGGTGATGTGTTTCATGTCACTTCATAATGAA gtattttccaaatatgtaAATAAATGGGTTACTATCGCATGCCCTTTCCAAG GTGCCCCGGGGTGCATCAATGATGCTCTCTTAACTGGATTGCAGTTTATTGAAGGTTTCGAAGCCTACTTCTTTGTATCAAGATGGACGATGCATCAGCTG CTGGTTGAGTGCCCATCTGTGTATGAGATGTTGCCAAATCCATATTTTAGCTGGAAAATGCAACCTCAAATTAATGTTTGGCGAGGGCATACTGAAGATGGGGAAACTTCTGTGAAACTGGAGTCCTATAGCCCTATTGAAAGCATCAGTCTCTTCAAAGAAGCGTTAAGACATAATGAG TTAGATTATGGTGGGAATACAATAGCTCTACCGTTCAACTTTTCTATTCTCAATTGGGCTGCCGGGACACGCAAACTTATCGACAATGCTAAACTACCAAGTGGGGTTCGCTTCTATAACATTTATGGCACATCGTTTGACACACCTTTTGATGTTTG TTATGGTACAGAAACGTCACCAATTGCAGACCTGTCAGAAATATGTCATACAATG CCTCAATATACTTATGTGGACGGAGATGGAACTGTTCCTGCAGAATCCGCAATG GCAGATGGATTTGAAGCAGTTGAGAAAGTAGGAGTGGCTGCCACTCATCGTGGGCTTTTATGTGACCAAACGGTATTTAAACTTATCCAAAAATGGTTGGGAATCGAACAGAAGATCAAGAAGCAGTTGAAGACTTCGAAAGTG ATTCGGATTCAATGCCTTCAAGTTTCAACTTTCATGTAA
- the LOC107909109 gene encoding phospholipase A(1) LCAT3 isoform X4, which translates to MLRDRFCPCFGSQSSGDTGPDLDPVLLVSGIGGSILHSKKKLFGIEFETRVWVRILFSDMEFKKKLWSLYNPKTGYTESLDEDVEILVPDDDYGLYAIDVLDPSLVIKLLHFSEVYHFHDMIDMLVGCGYKKGTSLFYDFRQSNRIDKLMDGLKVKLETAYKASGGRKVTIISHSMGGLLVMCFMSLHNEVFSKYVNKWVTIACPFQGAPGCINDALLTGLQFIEGFEAYFFVSRWTMHQLLVECPSVYEMLPNPYFSWKMQPQINVWRGHTEDGETSVKLESYSPIESISLFKEALRHNELDYGGNTIALPFNFSILNWAAGTRKLIDNAKLPSGVRFYNIYGTSFDTPFDVCYGTETSPIADLSEICHTMPQYTYVDGDGTVPAESAMADGFEAVEKVGVAATHRGLLCDQTVFKLIQKWLGIEQKIKKQLKTSKVVSASSN; encoded by the exons ATGCTGAGAGACCGTTTCTGCCCATGTTTCGGTTCCCAAAGCTCCGGCGATACCGGTCCGGACCTAGATCCGGTTCTGCTTGTATCCGGAATAGGAGGCTCCATTCTTCATTCTAAAAAGAAGTTGTTTGGAATTGAATTCGAGACTCGGGTTTGGGTTCGGATCCTGTTTTCTGATATGGAGTTCAAGAAGAAGCTTTGGTCTCTTTATAATCCTAAAACAG gttatACTGAATCATTGGATGAGGACGTCGAGATTTTGGTCCCTGATGATGATTATGGACTCTATGCAATCGATGTATTGGATCCTTCTTTG GTGATAAAACTTTTACATTTCAGTGAGGTCTATCATTTTCACGATATGATTGATATGCTAGTTGGATGTGGGTATAAGAAGGGAACCTCATTGTTTTATGATTTCCGGCAAAGCAATAG GATTGACAAGTTAATGGATGGTCTCAAAGTTAAGTTGGAAACTGCCTACAAGGCTTCTGGAGGAAGAAAAGTTACTATTATCTCACACTCAATGGGAGGACTGTTGGTGATGTGTTTCATGTCACTTCATAATGAA gtattttccaaatatgtaAATAAATGGGTTACTATCGCATGCCCTTTCCAAG GTGCCCCGGGGTGCATCAATGATGCTCTCTTAACTGGATTGCAGTTTATTGAAGGTTTCGAAGCCTACTTCTTTGTATCAAGATGGACGATGCATCAGCTG CTGGTTGAGTGCCCATCTGTGTATGAGATGTTGCCAAATCCATATTTTAGCTGGAAAATGCAACCTCAAATTAATGTTTGGCGAGGGCATACTGAAGATGGGGAAACTTCTGTGAAACTGGAGTCCTATAGCCCTATTGAAAGCATCAGTCTCTTCAAAGAAGCGTTAAGACATAATGAG TTAGATTATGGTGGGAATACAATAGCTCTACCGTTCAACTTTTCTATTCTCAATTGGGCTGCCGGGACACGCAAACTTATCGACAATGCTAAACTACCAAGTGGGGTTCGCTTCTATAACATTTATGGCACATCGTTTGACACACCTTTTGATGTTTG TTATGGTACAGAAACGTCACCAATTGCAGACCTGTCAGAAATATGTCATACAATG CCTCAATATACTTATGTGGACGGAGATGGAACTGTTCCTGCAGAATCCGCAATG GCAGATGGATTTGAAGCAGTTGAGAAAGTAGGAGTGGCTGCCACTCATCGTGGGCTTTTATGTGACCAAACGGTATTTAAACTTATCCAAAAATGGTTGGGAATCGAACAGAAGATCAAGAAGCAGTTGAAGACTTCGAAAGTGGTAAGTGCTTCTTCAAACTAG
- the LOC107909109 gene encoding phospholipase A(1) LCAT3 isoform X7, which produces MLRDRFCPCFGSQSSGDTGPDLDPVLLVSGIGGSILHSKKKLFGIEFETRVWVRILFSDMEFKKKLWSLYNPKTGYTESLDEDVEILVPDDDYGLYAIDVLDPSLVIKLLHFSEVYHFHDMIDMLVGCGYKKGTSLFYDFRQSNRIDKLMDGLKVKLETAYKASGGRKVTIISHSMGGLLVMCFMSLHNEVFSKYVNKWVTIACPFQGAPGCINDALLTGLQFIEGFEAYFFVSRWTMHQLLVECPSVYEMLPNPYFSWKMQPQINVWRGHTEDGETSVKLESYSPIESISLFKEALRHNELDYGGNTIALPFNFSILNWAAGTRKLIDNAKLPIMVQKRHQLQTCQKYVIQCLNILMWTEMELFLQNPQWQMDLKQLRK; this is translated from the exons ATGCTGAGAGACCGTTTCTGCCCATGTTTCGGTTCCCAAAGCTCCGGCGATACCGGTCCGGACCTAGATCCGGTTCTGCTTGTATCCGGAATAGGAGGCTCCATTCTTCATTCTAAAAAGAAGTTGTTTGGAATTGAATTCGAGACTCGGGTTTGGGTTCGGATCCTGTTTTCTGATATGGAGTTCAAGAAGAAGCTTTGGTCTCTTTATAATCCTAAAACAG gttatACTGAATCATTGGATGAGGACGTCGAGATTTTGGTCCCTGATGATGATTATGGACTCTATGCAATCGATGTATTGGATCCTTCTTTG GTGATAAAACTTTTACATTTCAGTGAGGTCTATCATTTTCACGATATGATTGATATGCTAGTTGGATGTGGGTATAAGAAGGGAACCTCATTGTTTTATGATTTCCGGCAAAGCAATAG GATTGACAAGTTAATGGATGGTCTCAAAGTTAAGTTGGAAACTGCCTACAAGGCTTCTGGAGGAAGAAAAGTTACTATTATCTCACACTCAATGGGAGGACTGTTGGTGATGTGTTTCATGTCACTTCATAATGAA gtattttccaaatatgtaAATAAATGGGTTACTATCGCATGCCCTTTCCAAG GTGCCCCGGGGTGCATCAATGATGCTCTCTTAACTGGATTGCAGTTTATTGAAGGTTTCGAAGCCTACTTCTTTGTATCAAGATGGACGATGCATCAGCTG CTGGTTGAGTGCCCATCTGTGTATGAGATGTTGCCAAATCCATATTTTAGCTGGAAAATGCAACCTCAAATTAATGTTTGGCGAGGGCATACTGAAGATGGGGAAACTTCTGTGAAACTGGAGTCCTATAGCCCTATTGAAAGCATCAGTCTCTTCAAAGAAGCGTTAAGACATAATGAG TTAGATTATGGTGGGAATACAATAGCTCTACCGTTCAACTTTTCTATTCTCAATTGGGCTGCCGGGACACGCAAACTTATCGACAATGCTAAACTACCAA TTATGGTACAGAAACGTCACCAATTGCAGACCTGTCAGAAATATGTCATACAATG CCTCAATATACTTATGTGGACGGAGATGGAACTGTTCCTGCAGAATCCGCAATG GCAGATGGATTTGAAGCAGTTGAGAAAGTAG